A genomic stretch from Candidatus Avedoeria danica includes:
- a CDS encoding GNAT family N-acetyltransferase: MKVRAARVADADAVDQIRVAAWRAAYRKFMPSEFLASLDPGQNLEGLRAAISATEPPFQTQVAEDRGTVVAYVMFGAPRYKARPGTLELWALNIKPDCWRQGIGRVLVQEVLAAARSAALTRVELWCISGNVPAVSLYESAGFVLTGESRTTSGLTGYPLHEVAYEITP, encoded by the coding sequence ATGAAGGTTCGCGCAGCACGTGTAGCAGACGCCGACGCAGTCGATCAGATTCGCGTTGCTGCGTGGCGCGCGGCATACCGCAAGTTCATGCCTTCCGAGTTCCTCGCTTCCCTGGATCCCGGGCAGAACCTGGAAGGCCTCAGAGCCGCGATAAGTGCGACTGAGCCACCTTTCCAGACGCAAGTCGCCGAAGATCGAGGCACTGTTGTCGCATACGTCATGTTCGGCGCGCCGCGCTACAAAGCTCGGCCCGGAACTCTTGAGTTGTGGGCGCTGAACATCAAACCCGACTGCTGGCGCCAAGGCATTGGCCGCGTTCTGGTCCAAGAGGTCTTGGCCGCGGCACGCAGCGCTGCGCTCACACGCGTCGAACTGTGGTGTATCTCGGGCAACGTCCCCGCGGTTTCCCTATACGAGTCAGCGGGCTTCGTTCTCACAGGTGAAAGCCGCACCACCTCCGGCCTTACCGGTTATCCCTTGCACGAGGTCGCCTATGAAATTACGCCCTAA
- a CDS encoding VWA domain-containing protein has product MAARTPIRLTSLISRRGIVAPVITLAVVLFAAGATARASGTGRDGREAAGAASALQQPIGYDLVATWRGFARPSRVTLGPNGRIYVLDENGVKAVAPDGTVEAQFWANAAREIAVDDIGNAYGLRDKYVFKFTADGLRWTRQIDGIPHALAGERLAYLSNIAWNADQRRIVVPWDVELMREQWYMEQGSEAKLDYQYRFLEHVYWDLQFILGKRYALNRTLRQVEVYKNGVLNPPTMPDSTIPLPVAAERMAVGPDGSIFVLSRRRWIHRVDANGDILGVLDAIDLEPTLDPYPVTDLTVDGNGKVYVADRAANKVRVYAPGAEIDPNAGLAPDEGLRCQIVVNKGAAPTFLQLGEQTHVTLTLGGGCPTAGERIDIALVVDHSDSMQGEKIQQMREAVAAFVNNLNLTRDQVSLVSFESTAQIETPMTQDKALILGKVMGLQAEGGTNIAAGIDYGRTALKVSPRWGQPGVKSIIVLMTDGVPFNNSRMRTVEAADRVRFDDITMFAIGFGDDADPDLLRLCATDPGLYRFAKDGTELLKVYRELAEQITASVLLKETTIIDVVPDNMTYVEVRGAVPPAAWDPVARTLTWTFTDVPFSGITMSYWLQPQEVGTWPTNVVATHTGTDGLSKPQSGPFPIPYVVVVAPGTPSPTPSSTPTASATPTATAPPTGTPTLYPPPPTETPTPTVPTPSPTPTSTSTATRDVRVTPSVTPTPPSTSTTTRTTTTTVPSVTPTPPTVVLPPTLTPTPAGYKIYMTILYNDRCFKLYADVILVIDASTSMRDRTDAGVQKLAAAKRAAKVFLDQLQLGDDLIGRHDQAAVVWFNDTAKLEQPLTNDRAQLNAAIDRITMVEGTRINAGLEVANLELLHPTRRKIENQPVVVLLSDGLPNRTTPEEAIRASDGIKRDGAYVFTVGVGRNDEIFRDLLRRIASQPSDFYESTSGDDLNAIYQAIAGQVVCRGRREGG; this is encoded by the coding sequence ATGGCAGCCCGAACCCCCATCCGGCTGACCTCGCTCATTTCGCGTCGCGGCATCGTCGCGCCCGTGATCACGTTGGCCGTCGTGCTGTTTGCGGCGGGTGCGACCGCACGGGCGTCGGGTACCGGACGCGACGGGCGCGAGGCGGCGGGCGCAGCCTCCGCGCTGCAGCAGCCGATCGGCTACGACCTGGTGGCGACGTGGCGCGGGTTCGCACGGCCGTCGCGGGTCACGCTCGGGCCGAACGGGCGGATCTACGTGCTGGACGAAAACGGCGTGAAGGCCGTGGCGCCCGACGGCACGGTCGAGGCGCAGTTCTGGGCGAACGCGGCGCGCGAGATCGCCGTGGACGACATCGGCAACGCGTACGGGCTGCGGGACAAGTACGTCTTCAAGTTCACGGCCGATGGGCTGCGCTGGACGCGGCAGATCGACGGCATCCCGCACGCGCTGGCCGGCGAGCGGCTGGCCTACCTGTCGAACATCGCCTGGAACGCAGACCAGCGGCGGATCGTCGTGCCGTGGGACGTCGAGCTCATGCGCGAACAGTGGTACATGGAGCAGGGCAGCGAGGCCAAGCTGGACTATCAGTACCGCTTCCTGGAGCACGTCTACTGGGATCTGCAGTTCATCCTCGGCAAGCGCTACGCGCTGAACCGGACGCTCCGCCAGGTCGAGGTCTACAAGAACGGCGTCCTGAACCCGCCGACGATGCCGGACAGCACGATTCCGCTGCCCGTGGCCGCCGAGCGGATGGCCGTCGGGCCGGACGGCTCGATCTTCGTCCTTTCCCGCCGGCGCTGGATCCACCGCGTGGACGCCAACGGCGACATCCTGGGCGTGCTCGATGCGATCGACCTCGAGCCGACGCTCGATCCCTATCCGGTGACGGACCTGACCGTCGATGGCAACGGCAAGGTATACGTCGCCGACCGGGCCGCGAACAAGGTGCGGGTGTACGCGCCGGGGGCCGAAATCGACCCGAATGCGGGGCTGGCGCCGGACGAGGGGCTGCGCTGCCAGATCGTCGTGAACAAGGGTGCGGCGCCGACGTTCCTGCAGCTGGGCGAGCAGACGCACGTGACGCTGACGCTCGGCGGCGGCTGCCCGACGGCCGGCGAGCGGATCGACATCGCTCTCGTCGTCGACCACTCGGACTCCATGCAGGGCGAGAAGATCCAGCAGATGCGGGAGGCCGTCGCGGCCTTCGTGAACAACCTGAACCTGACGCGCGATCAGGTGTCCCTGGTGTCGTTCGAGTCGACGGCGCAGATCGAGACGCCGATGACGCAGGACAAGGCGCTGATCCTGGGCAAGGTGATGGGCCTGCAGGCCGAGGGCGGCACGAACATCGCGGCGGGCATCGACTACGGCCGGACGGCGCTGAAGGTCTCGCCGCGCTGGGGCCAGCCCGGTGTGAAGTCGATCATCGTCCTCATGACGGACGGCGTCCCGTTCAACAACTCGCGCATGCGCACCGTTGAGGCCGCGGACCGCGTGAGGTTCGACGACATCACGATGTTCGCGATCGGCTTCGGCGATGACGCCGATCCCGATCTGCTCCGGCTGTGCGCCACCGACCCCGGCCTCTACCGCTTCGCGAAGGACGGCACCGAGCTGCTGAAGGTCTACCGCGAGCTGGCCGAGCAGATCACGGCGTCCGTGCTGCTCAAGGAGACGACGATCATCGACGTCGTGCCGGACAACATGACGTACGTCGAGGTGCGGGGCGCCGTACCGCCCGCCGCATGGGATCCCGTGGCCCGGACGCTGACCTGGACGTTCACGGACGTGCCGTTCAGCGGCATCACGATGTCCTACTGGCTCCAGCCGCAGGAGGTCGGGACGTGGCCGACCAACGTCGTGGCCACGCACACCGGCACGGACGGCCTCTCGAAGCCGCAGTCCGGCCCGTTCCCGATTCCGTACGTCGTCGTCGTCGCCCCCGGCACGCCGAGCCCGACGCCGTCGTCCACACCCACGGCCAGCGCGACGCCAACCGCAACCGCGCCGCCGACCGGCACGCCGACGCTCTACCCGCCCCCGCCGACCGAGACACCGACGCCGACCGTACCGACGCCGTCGCCCACACCGACGTCGACATCGACCGCCACGCGGGACGTCCGCGTGACGCCGAGCGTGACCCCGACGCCGCCGTCGACGTCGACAACCACCCGCACGACGACGACAACCGTGCCGTCCGTCACGCCGACCCCGCCGACCGTCGTCCTGCCGCCGACGCTGACGCCGACGCCGGCCGGATACAAGATCTACATGACGATCCTCTACAACGACCGGTGCTTCAAGCTCTACGCGGACGTCATCCTGGTGATCGACGCCAGCACGTCCATGCGGGACCGCACGGACGCCGGCGTCCAGAAGCTGGCGGCGGCCAAGCGGGCGGCCAAGGTGTTCCTCGACCAGCTCCAGCTGGGCGATGATCTCATCGGCCGGCACGACCAGGCGGCGGTCGTCTGGTTCAACGACACGGCCAAGCTGGAGCAGCCGCTGACGAACGACCGGGCGCAGCTGAACGCGGCGATCGATCGGATCACCATGGTCGAGGGGACGCGGATCAACGCCGGCCTCGAGGTCGCCAACCTCGAGCTCCTCCACCCGACGCGGCGCAAGATCGAGAACCAGCCCGTCGTCGTCCTCCTGTCCGACGGCCTGCCGAACCGCACGACGCCCGAGGAGGCGATCCGCGCATCGGACGGGATCAAGCGTGACGGCGCCTACGTCTTCACGGTCGGGGTCGGCCGCAACGACGAGATCTTCCGCGACCTGCTCCGCCGGATCGCGAGCCAGCCGAGCGACTTCTACGAGTCGACGTCGGGGGATGATCTGAACGCGATCTACCAGGCGATCGCGGGGCAGGTGGTGTGCCGGGGGAGGCGGGAGGGGGGGTGA
- a CDS encoding DUF87 domain-containing protein gives MAARKPAARSTPPRTAAPRGGRVSARAAAPVLPRLSPARRREVVGSLLVIVGVVTLVMLISPVDAVGAVGAGWLRALHWAFGWGYVAFPWLVGALGAWLVLDAVDGTADVRWSRPIAGAVTYVLALAAVHLLVTVTSPRADLSSDLAVLKQVAVEGRGGGWVGWAFGYGLARNLGAVAGLAALVVALVFSVSVALGHTVRRTLDAIGGWLLAGARFIAPVFLPLSALLPSGLRRRWRARMRALDPALDEDGLWDPDADGFDPLGGGAAMPAAGAVPAMRTDGEAGIDPDAVVEAVRAPIPGETAVDRAGPAPDVAPGPGMARAATKPEWILPRIPDIFDEVVDGGAAMPDDAEAQAHTIEQTLADFGIPVKVVQINRGPRITQFGLEPGVIERKGERIRVKVSRIVALQNDLALALAAAPIRVQAPVPGRPYVGIEVPNKAEDVVSLRSIIESDAFKKVAEKGALPIGLGRDISGKPVAADLAKMPHLLIAGATGAGKSVAINTLICSLLMTHTPETLKLVLVDPKRVELVGYRGLPHLAAPVVVEVERVVGVLQWAVREMERRYKAFAEAGARNIETWNVMEAAAGRPTLPYLVIVIDELADLMMVAPEEAERLITRLAQLARATGMHLVLATQRPSVDVVTGLIKANFPARIAFAVSSSIDSRVILDSVGADKLLGRGDMLYMAADSSKLQRIQGCYLSDAEIERLGHHWKYAARPPAASGEPQPDMSLTLGIPDPLIQPELWDEMLKGGAGGTGGAGDGGDPRDELWAEAVALIGQHRTASTSFLQRKLRIGYSRAARLLDDLEAAGHVGPSQGSSGREVHIVEEAEDGRPTAADADPREDDDGGWRLG, from the coding sequence GTGGCCGCCCGCAAGCCTGCCGCACGCAGCACCCCGCCGCGCACCGCCGCCCCCCGCGGCGGTCGCGTGTCCGCACGCGCTGCCGCGCCGGTGCTCCCGCGCCTTTCGCCGGCGCGCCGGCGCGAGGTCGTCGGGTCGCTGCTCGTCATCGTCGGCGTCGTCACGCTGGTCATGCTGATCAGCCCGGTCGACGCCGTCGGCGCCGTCGGGGCGGGGTGGCTCCGGGCGCTGCACTGGGCGTTCGGCTGGGGGTATGTCGCCTTCCCGTGGCTCGTCGGCGCGCTGGGCGCCTGGCTCGTGTTGGACGCCGTCGACGGGACGGCCGACGTGCGCTGGAGCCGACCGATCGCCGGCGCCGTCACGTACGTCCTGGCGCTCGCCGCCGTCCACCTCCTCGTGACCGTCACGTCCCCCCGCGCCGACCTGTCGAGCGACCTCGCCGTGCTGAAGCAGGTGGCTGTCGAGGGCCGCGGCGGCGGCTGGGTGGGCTGGGCGTTCGGCTACGGTCTGGCGCGCAACCTCGGCGCCGTCGCCGGCCTGGCGGCGCTCGTCGTCGCGCTCGTCTTCAGCGTCAGCGTGGCGCTCGGCCACACCGTTCGCCGGACGCTCGACGCAATCGGCGGCTGGCTGCTCGCCGGGGCGCGCTTCATCGCCCCGGTCTTCCTGCCGCTGTCCGCGCTGTTGCCGTCCGGCCTTCGCCGGCGGTGGCGGGCGCGGATGCGAGCGCTCGACCCCGCGTTGGACGAGGACGGCCTCTGGGATCCGGACGCGGATGGGTTCGATCCGCTGGGCGGTGGGGCAGCGATGCCCGCGGCAGGGGCGGTGCCGGCGATGCGGACGGACGGCGAGGCCGGCATCGACCCCGACGCCGTCGTCGAGGCCGTGCGCGCGCCGATTCCCGGCGAGACGGCCGTCGACCGCGCCGGCCCGGCGCCCGACGTCGCGCCCGGCCCCGGCATGGCGCGGGCGGCCACCAAGCCGGAGTGGATCCTGCCCCGGATCCCGGACATCTTCGACGAGGTCGTCGACGGCGGCGCGGCGATGCCGGACGATGCCGAGGCGCAGGCGCACACGATCGAGCAGACGTTGGCCGACTTCGGGATTCCCGTCAAGGTCGTGCAGATCAACCGCGGGCCGCGGATCACGCAGTTCGGCTTGGAGCCGGGCGTGATCGAGCGCAAGGGCGAACGGATCCGGGTGAAGGTGAGCCGGATCGTCGCGCTGCAGAACGATCTGGCCCTCGCGCTCGCGGCCGCGCCGATCCGGGTGCAGGCGCCCGTGCCGGGGCGACCGTACGTCGGGATCGAGGTGCCGAACAAGGCCGAGGACGTCGTGAGCCTTCGCTCGATCATCGAGAGCGACGCGTTCAAGAAGGTGGCCGAGAAGGGCGCGCTGCCGATCGGTCTGGGCCGCGACATCAGCGGCAAGCCGGTGGCGGCCGACCTGGCCAAGATGCCGCACCTCCTGATCGCCGGCGCCACCGGCGCGGGCAAGAGCGTGGCGATCAACACGCTGATCTGCTCCTTGCTCATGACGCACACGCCCGAGACGCTCAAGCTCGTCCTCGTGGACCCGAAGCGCGTCGAGCTCGTCGGCTACCGCGGCCTGCCGCACCTCGCGGCGCCGGTCGTCGTCGAGGTCGAGCGCGTGGTGGGCGTGCTGCAGTGGGCGGTGCGGGAGATGGAGCGGCGCTACAAGGCGTTCGCCGAGGCGGGCGCGCGGAACATCGAGACATGGAACGTGATGGAAGCCGCGGCCGGGCGGCCGACGCTGCCGTACCTCGTCATCGTCATCGACGAGCTGGCCGACCTGATGATGGTCGCCCCCGAGGAGGCCGAGCGCCTGATCACGCGCCTGGCGCAGCTCGCCCGCGCCACCGGCATGCACCTCGTCCTCGCCACGCAGCGCCCGAGCGTCGACGTCGTGACCGGGTTGATCAAGGCGAACTTCCCGGCCCGCATCGCCTTCGCCGTCTCGAGCAGCATCGACTCCCGCGTGATCCTCGACAGCGTCGGTGCGGACAAGCTTCTGGGGCGGGGCGACATGCTCTACATGGCCGCCGACTCCAGCAAGCTCCAGCGGATCCAGGGGTGCTACCTGAGCGACGCCGAGATCGAGCGCCTCGGCCACCACTGGAAGTACGCCGCCCGCCCGCCCGCCGCGAGCGGCGAGCCTCAGCCCGACATGAGCCTGACGCTCGGTATCCCCGACCCGCTCATCCAGCCCGAGCTCTGGGACGAGATGCTGAAGGGCGGCGCGGGGGGCACGGGCGGGGCCGGGGATGGCGGCGATCCGCGCGACGAGTTATGGGCCGAGGCGGTCGCCCTCATCGGCCAGCACCGCACGGCCAGCACGAGCTTCCTCCAGCGCAAGCTGCGCATCGGCTACTCGCGCGCGGCGCGGCTGTTGGATGATCTCGAGGCGGCGGGGCACGTCGGGCCGTCGCAGGGGAGCTCGGGGCGGGAGGTGCATATCGTCGAGGAGGCGGAAGACGGCCGCCCGACCGCCGCCGACGCCGATCCACGCGAGGACGACGACGGTGGTTGGCGGCTCGGATGA
- a CDS encoding helix-hairpin-helix domain-containing protein, with product MNHLRDLATIVLVNLAALGLIVHRLRDPRATAVRIEPAPTVTPAPSPTAIVVTVHVAGAVRRPAVVRLREGARIADAVAAAGGLADGASPALNLAAALTDGAQVYVLRTGEAAPAAGASASTDGEMSGAASPPSGPIDINRATADELDALPGVGPALAARIVAWRTANGPFTAVEDLLGVAGIGERTLERLREGVVVR from the coding sequence ATGAACCACCTCCGCGACCTCGCCACGATCGTTCTCGTCAACCTCGCCGCCCTCGGCTTGATCGTCCACCGCCTGCGTGACCCGCGCGCCACCGCCGTCCGCATCGAGCCGGCGCCCACCGTGACGCCTGCGCCGTCGCCGACGGCCATCGTCGTCACCGTTCATGTGGCGGGCGCCGTGCGCCGTCCGGCCGTCGTGCGGCTGAGGGAGGGCGCACGCATCGCGGACGCCGTCGCGGCTGCGGGCGGGTTGGCGGACGGCGCGTCGCCGGCGCTGAACCTGGCCGCCGCGCTGACCGACGGGGCGCAGGTGTACGTCCTGCGCACGGGCGAGGCGGCGCCGGCGGCGGGGGCATCGGCATCGACGGACGGCGAAATGTCGGGGGCCGCGTCGCCGCCGTCCGGTCCGATCGACATCAACCGCGCGACCGCGGACGAACTCGACGCGCTCCCCGGCGTCGGGCCGGCGCTGGCGGCGCGGATCGTGGCATGGCGGACGGCGAACGGGCCGTTCACGGCGGTGGAGGATCTGTTGGGCGTGGCGGGGATTGGGGAGAGGACGTTGGAGCGGTTGCGGGAGGGGGTGGTGGTGCGGTGA
- a CDS encoding DUF2283 domain-containing protein — protein MNIRYDREEDILLIELDPSMTIDHAEHSGPLILHLSPDDRPVLLEILGATDFLSSALRASMQGGSAVSAAS, from the coding sequence ATGAACATTCGCTATGACCGTGAGGAGGACATCCTCCTGATCGAACTTGATCCGTCGATGACGATCGACCATGCCGAGCATTCCGGCCCGTTGATCCTGCACCTCAGCCCTGACGATCGTCCGGTGCTGCTCGAGATTCTCGGCGCCACGGACTTTCTGAGTTCGGCGCTCCGCGCGTCGATGCAGGGAGGGAGTGCAGTCTCCGCGGCATCGTAG
- a CDS encoding VWA domain-containing protein, whose amino-acid sequence MTRARWWGVECIAASLVTVALLAAAVTVSSVAAETAPPIDSTDLVFVTEDIAVDQPGCDAISVLNVVDGSTVHRGDTLVSPGRLAVHSDLTTSLATLANSWGTPIRDSGIANCAPALVALDLSSPQRADPRSRRLTGEINYATHGGIAFLSDGTFVVAEADYLAMDCRNAFLVPQAPHFITRGRLVDNDPAHPSGVALLDRTPLDALAIEFFHSSATDRLVAALANGTVVTLDPATTRQVDAPIAGASTALQDFSATQARRLSGALHATMDPDGSRVVMNGMRDRSVLLFDLERRTSKRLPIGDGVPFVGGVAWNAGWVNRDLLAVHFIHSIGIYRIDDDGTLTELSRAAIPPPYESEARRTELLGGGETSPMFAVAWSASGQYVIAASNSVAAEFVVIEVSDDGRSQAIRRFLTACPDLGNFPNDIWTANGLVTPSPTPTVTSTSTVTAPPSDTPVPTLERTATPSATPTAQRRRLFLPLAHRERCLPDEQRLDVALVLDASTSMLERTVAGRTKLDAATEAARMLLDLLRLDKGDQAALIAFNADVLTLQTLTSVRSDLDGVLTRIALAQQTRIDLGILAAANELGSVRHRPTHTPVMVVLTDGRANPVPVDVAVANAAAAKAAGITIYTVGVGADLDVDALRAMASSPEHVHLAPDAEQLADVYRTIAVALPCAGRYWPAVGS is encoded by the coding sequence ATGACGCGCGCCCGATGGTGGGGGGTCGAATGCATTGCGGCGAGCCTCGTGACCGTTGCGCTGCTGGCCGCCGCGGTCACGGTCTCCTCGGTCGCAGCGGAAACGGCGCCGCCGATCGACTCCACGGACCTCGTGTTTGTCACCGAGGATATCGCCGTCGATCAACCCGGCTGTGACGCCATCTCGGTATTGAATGTCGTCGACGGATCGACCGTCCATCGGGGCGATACGCTGGTCTCGCCGGGACGCTTGGCCGTCCACTCTGATCTGACCACGAGCCTTGCCACGTTGGCCAACAGTTGGGGGACGCCGATTCGCGACAGCGGCATCGCCAACTGCGCGCCCGCGCTCGTTGCCCTCGACCTGAGCTCGCCGCAGCGGGCCGACCCGCGCTCGCGCCGGCTCACGGGTGAGATCAACTATGCCACCCATGGGGGCATTGCGTTCTTGTCGGACGGCACGTTCGTGGTCGCCGAAGCGGACTATCTGGCCATGGATTGTCGCAATGCATTCCTCGTTCCGCAGGCGCCGCACTTCATTACTCGCGGGCGACTGGTGGACAACGACCCCGCCCATCCCTCCGGCGTGGCGCTGCTCGATCGGACGCCCCTGGATGCGCTCGCCATCGAGTTCTTCCACAGCAGCGCCACCGATCGTCTGGTGGCGGCGCTGGCGAACGGAACGGTCGTGACGCTGGATCCGGCCACGACGCGGCAGGTCGATGCACCCATCGCCGGGGCCTCAACGGCGCTGCAAGACTTCTCGGCGACCCAAGCTCGCCGCCTTTCCGGAGCGCTGCATGCCACGATGGATCCAGATGGAAGCCGTGTCGTCATGAACGGCATGCGGGATCGAAGCGTCTTGCTGTTCGATCTCGAACGACGCACATCCAAGCGCTTGCCGATCGGCGACGGTGTACCGTTCGTCGGCGGTGTCGCGTGGAACGCGGGCTGGGTGAATCGGGACCTGCTGGCCGTGCACTTTATCCACTCGATCGGAATCTACCGGATCGACGACGATGGAACCCTGACCGAACTCTCGCGCGCAGCGATTCCGCCGCCGTACGAATCCGAGGCGCGCCGGACCGAGCTGCTCGGCGGCGGCGAGACGAGCCCCATGTTCGCGGTTGCTTGGAGCGCGAGCGGTCAGTACGTGATCGCGGCATCCAACTCGGTGGCTGCGGAGTTCGTGGTGATCGAGGTGTCGGACGATGGCCGAAGCCAAGCGATTCGGCGATTTCTGACGGCGTGCCCAGACCTGGGCAACTTCCCGAACGACATCTGGACTGCCAACGGCCTGGTGACGCCTTCGCCGACGCCGACCGTCACTTCAACCTCCACCGTGACCGCTCCCCCGTCCGACACTCCCGTGCCGACGCTGGAACGAACAGCGACGCCCAGCGCTACGCCAACGGCGCAGCGGCGCCGACTCTTCCTCCCCCTCGCTCACCGCGAACGTTGCCTCCCCGACGAGCAACGCCTCGACGTCGCCCTCGTCCTCGACGCCAGCACGTCCATGCTCGAACGCACGGTGGCCGGCCGTACGAAGCTCGACGCCGCAACCGAGGCCGCCCGCATGCTACTCGACCTGCTGCGACTGGATAAGGGCGATCAGGCTGCGCTCATCGCGTTCAACGCCGACGTCCTGACATTGCAGACGCTCACGAGCGTGCGATCGGATCTCGACGGGGTGCTGACGCGCATCGCCTTGGCGCAGCAGACGCGGATCGACCTCGGCATCCTAGCGGCCGCCAACGAGTTAGGCAGCGTTCGCCATCGCCCGACACACACACCCGTCATGGTCGTTCTCACGGACGGCCGTGCGAATCCTGTGCCGGTCGACGTCGCCGTGGCGAACGCGGCGGCGGCGAAGGCGGCGGGGATCACGATCTACACGGTCGGCGTCGGCGCAGACCTCGATGTCGACGCGCTGCGCGCGATGGCGTCATCGCCGGAGCACGTGCACCTGGCGCCGGACGCGGAGCAGCTGGCGGACGTGTACCGGACGATCGCGGTGGCTCTGCCTTGCGCGGGGCGGTACTGGCCGGCTGTTGGCAGTTAG
- a CDS encoding DUF4258 domain-containing protein yields MAVRLTKHAEDKLDLLARHGVSVTLADVVTVVTDPDLRETDGYPWIAQRRFGEQHVLRVVYRQEGSDVVVITVYPGRRSRYEHSL; encoded by the coding sequence GTGGCCGTCCGACTGACCAAGCACGCCGAAGACAAGCTCGATCTCCTGGCGCGCCACGGGGTCAGCGTCACCTTGGCCGACGTGGTTACGGTGGTCACCGATCCGGACCTCCGCGAGACCGACGGCTATCCATGGATCGCGCAGCGGCGGTTTGGGGAGCAACATGTACTCCGGGTGGTCTATCGTCAAGAGGGCAGCGACGTCGTTGTGATCACCGTCTATCCGGGCAGGAGGTCGCGCTATGAACATTCGCTATGA
- a CDS encoding ribonuclease H-like domain-containing protein yields MLPGSTPDPALVARLARLGVQLGAAGIVAPVRPADVAVDGNGHPVSSSTTTVARIGSPAVLPIEEAVPGLEHATEHGACWVSTLRRAADDAHGGELLGAVHGVDAAALAELAGDARLADLDLANAAFLDTETTGLMGGTGTYAFLIGVGRFHEGVFQLRQFFMRHPAEERAQLEAVAEWLDGTSGLVTFNGRTFDVPLLRTRFRLHRRAAPDGLDARPHLDLLPIARRLWRRRLASCSLQSLERHILDLERADDVPGWLIPERYFRYQHDGDARPLVGIFHHNALDILTMVSLATRVSRSWTHPDHAVAHGVDWLSLARACEAAGAGPRAQAAYEAALVRTLPPDLRDEASMRLADMHKRAGDWPAALALWSELESTSMRLFPYEEQAKYWEHRASPPDLDRALALTEAAAERLAAGALRPRRGRGRAAADLARRGERLRRRVGR; encoded by the coding sequence ATGCTTCCCGGCTCCACCCCCGACCCCGCCCTCGTCGCTCGTCTGGCCCGCCTCGGCGTGCAGCTCGGCGCCGCCGGGATCGTCGCGCCGGTGCGGCCGGCTGACGTCGCGGTCGATGGCAACGGCCACCCGGTATCGTCGTCGACGACGACGGTGGCGCGGATCGGATCACCGGCGGTTCTGCCGATCGAGGAGGCCGTGCCCGGCCTGGAGCACGCGACCGAGCACGGCGCGTGCTGGGTCAGCACGCTGCGCCGCGCCGCGGACGATGCGCACGGCGGCGAGCTGCTCGGCGCGGTGCACGGTGTCGACGCCGCCGCACTGGCCGAGCTGGCCGGCGACGCGCGGCTGGCCGACCTCGATCTGGCGAACGCCGCGTTCCTGGACACCGAGACGACGGGGCTCATGGGCGGCACGGGCACGTACGCCTTCCTGATCGGCGTCGGCCGGTTTCACGAGGGCGTGTTCCAGCTGCGCCAGTTCTTCATGCGCCATCCGGCCGAAGAGCGCGCCCAGCTCGAGGCCGTCGCCGAGTGGCTGGACGGCACGTCGGGTCTCGTCACGTTCAACGGCCGCACGTTCGACGTGCCGCTGTTGCGCACCCGCTTCCGCCTCCACCGCCGCGCCGCGCCCGACGGCCTCGATGCCCGACCGCACCTCGACCTCCTGCCGATCGCCCGCCGACTGTGGCGCCGTCGCCTGGCGAGCTGCTCGCTCCAGTCGCTCGAGCGCCACATCCTGGACCTGGAACGGGCGGACGACGTGCCGGGCTGGCTGATCCCGGAGCGCTACTTCCGCTACCAGCACGACGGCGACGCCCGCCCGCTCGTCGGGATCTTTCACCACAACGCCCTCGACATCCTGACGATGGTCAGCCTGGCGACGCGCGTGTCGCGGAGCTGGACCCATCCCGACCACGCCGTCGCCCACGGCGTGGACTGGCTCAGCCTGGCCCGCGCGTGCGAGGCGGCCGGCGCCGGTCCGCGGGCGCAGGCGGCCTACGAGGCGGCGCTCGTGCGGACGCTGCCGCCGGACCTGCGGGACGAAGCATCCATGCGTCTGGCGGACATGCACAAGCGCGCCGGCGATTGGCCTGCGGCGCTGGCGCTGTGGTCGGAGCTGGAATCGACGTCGATGCGGCTCTTCCCGTACGAGGAACAGGCGAAGTATTGGGAGCACCGCGCATCGCCGCCGGACCTGGACCGGGCGCTGGCGTTGACCGAAGCGGCGGCGGAGCGATTGGCCGCCGGCGCCCTTCGACCGCGGCGCGGGCGGGGGCGCGCGGCGGCGGACTTGGCGCGACGGGGGGAGCGGTTGAGGCGAAGGGTGGGGCGGTAG